In Nostoc sp. UHCC 0926, a single genomic region encodes these proteins:
- a CDS encoding cytochrome c oxidase subunit I — translation MTHDLSEDITGDQESKNYQNKSENTWREYFSFNTDHKVIGVQYMVMTFIFFLIGGLLAMLIRAELLTPESNLVDRPLYNGLFTMHGTIMIFLWIIPFNAGLSNYLVPLMIGARDMSFPLLNAISFWILPPAGLLLLSSFFLPNGTAQAGWWSYPPISLQVPGDQFINGEFIWIVSLVLIGISSIMGAVNFVTTIFWMRAPGMTFFRMPVFVWSVFSAQLLQLINLPALTAALILLLFDLSFGTQFFKPDANGDPIIYQHLFWFYSHPAVYIMALPAFGIFAEVLPAFSRNPLFGYRSVAIATLGIAAVSIFVWVHHMFTSATPGWMRMTFMATSMLVAIPTGIKAFAWTATIWRSKLHLETPMLFAMGGAAMFIFGGVTGVMLAATPFDIHVNNTYFVVGHFHYIVFNTITMAIFAAIYYWFPKITGRMYAEGWGKLHFWLTFIPANITFFSMHPLGLQGMLRRVSSYDPQYQGWNVIASLGSFLLGASTLPFIANMVGSWLYGPKAVNNPWHATGLEWTTSSPPPPENFQEIPVVTKPPYDYGDPKYSVVLDADNGE, via the coding sequence ATGACACATGATTTGAGTGAAGATATTACCGGGGATCAAGAATCGAAAAATTACCAGAACAAGTCTGAGAATACTTGGCGGGAATATTTCAGCTTCAACACCGATCATAAGGTGATTGGAGTTCAGTACATGGTGATGACCTTCATTTTCTTCCTGATTGGCGGGCTGTTGGCGATGCTCATCCGGGCTGAGTTGCTCACCCCGGAATCAAATTTAGTTGATCGTCCCCTCTACAATGGTTTGTTCACCATGCACGGGACAATCATGATTTTCCTGTGGATTATTCCCTTCAATGCAGGTCTTTCTAACTACTTAGTGCCGCTAATGATTGGAGCGCGGGACATGTCTTTTCCCTTGCTCAACGCCATCTCCTTTTGGATTCTGCCACCAGCTGGTCTTTTACTACTGTCTAGCTTCTTCCTACCAAACGGGACTGCACAAGCTGGCTGGTGGTCTTATCCACCAATTAGTTTGCAAGTTCCAGGCGATCAGTTCATTAACGGTGAATTCATTTGGATAGTTAGCCTAGTCCTGATCGGTATCTCTTCAATTATGGGGGCTGTCAACTTTGTAACTACTATCTTTTGGATGCGGGCACCAGGGATGACGTTTTTCCGAATGCCTGTCTTTGTGTGGTCAGTTTTTAGCGCCCAGTTGTTGCAGCTGATTAATTTGCCTGCCTTGACGGCTGCATTGATCCTGCTGTTGTTTGACCTCTCGTTCGGTACACAATTTTTTAAACCGGATGCAAATGGCGATCCGATCATTTACCAACACCTATTCTGGTTCTACTCTCACCCAGCAGTTTATATCATGGCACTACCAGCCTTCGGCATTTTTGCTGAGGTTTTGCCTGCATTTTCTCGCAATCCCCTATTTGGTTATCGGTCAGTTGCGATCGCTACCTTAGGTATTGCTGCGGTCAGCATCTTTGTTTGGGTACATCATATGTTCACCAGTGCCACCCCTGGTTGGATGCGGATGACCTTCATGGCTACCTCAATGTTAGTTGCAATCCCCACTGGTATTAAAGCCTTCGCTTGGACTGCCACCATCTGGAGGAGTAAGCTGCACCTAGAGACACCAATGCTGTTTGCGATGGGAGGTGCAGCGATGTTTATTTTTGGCGGTGTTACTGGTGTAATGCTTGCTGCCACGCCATTTGATATCCACGTTAATAATACCTACTTTGTTGTGGGACACTTCCACTACATCGTTTTTAACACGATCACAATGGCAATCTTCGCGGCAATTTACTACTGGTTTCCCAAGATAACTGGAAGAATGTATGCCGAGGGTTGGGGTAAGCTGCATTTCTGGCTAACCTTTATTCCTGCCAATATCACCTTCTTCTCCATGCACCCATTAGGTTTACAAGGGATGCTACGCCGAGTTTCTTCCTATGACCCACAGTATCAGGGATGGAATGTGATCGCTAGCCTGGGGTCATTCTTGCTAGGAGCATCCACGCTGCCTTTTATTGCTAACATGGTAGGCTCTTGGCTTTACGGGCCAAAGGCAGTTAACAATCCTTGGCACGCTACCGGACTGGAATGGACAACCTCTTCACCACCTCCACCAGAGAACTTTCAGGAGATTCCGGTTGTGACAAAACCTCCTTATGACTACGGCGATCCAAAGTACTCGGTAGTCCTAGATGCTGATAATGGTGAGTGA
- a CDS encoding SDR family oxidoreductase produces the protein MSYSPNLLKGQKALVTGASSGIGEAIARHLAASGAAVAVNYHSEAEEAQRIVDDIKAANGEAFAIQADVSKEDEVKAMFSKTLQEFGTIDILVSNSGVQKDSAFIDMTLDHWNMVIGINLTGQFLCAREAAKEFLRRGVKPDISSAAGKIICMSSVHQVIPWAGHVNYAASKGGINMMMQSIAQELAPHKIRVNSIAPGAIKTPINKSAWDTPEAEANLLKLIPAKRVGDVDDIAKAAVWLASDDSDYVNGITMFVDGGMTLYPGFEGNG, from the coding sequence ATGAGCTATTCCCCTAACCTGCTTAAAGGTCAAAAAGCACTTGTGACAGGTGCTAGTTCTGGCATTGGTGAAGCTATAGCTCGCCATTTGGCCGCATCAGGTGCAGCAGTAGCTGTTAACTACCATTCGGAAGCTGAAGAAGCCCAAAGAATTGTCGATGATATCAAAGCCGCTAATGGTGAAGCATTTGCCATTCAAGCCGATGTCAGCAAAGAAGACGAAGTAAAGGCAATGTTTAGCAAAACGCTCCAAGAATTTGGCACTATTGATATTTTAGTCAGTAATTCAGGCGTTCAAAAAGACTCAGCATTTATAGATATGACCCTTGACCATTGGAACATGGTCATTGGCATAAACCTGACAGGACAATTCTTGTGTGCGCGAGAAGCTGCAAAGGAATTCTTACGTCGAGGTGTGAAGCCTGATATTTCATCTGCCGCAGGTAAGATTATTTGCATGAGTTCCGTGCATCAAGTAATACCTTGGGCGGGGCACGTTAATTATGCTGCTAGTAAGGGTGGTATAAATATGATGATGCAAAGTATTGCTCAAGAACTTGCTCCCCACAAAATTCGTGTCAATAGTATTGCCCCTGGTGCCATCAAAACCCCAATCAATAAATCAGCTTGGGACACCCCAGAAGCAGAGGCGAATTTACTAAAACTAATTCCAGCAAAACGGGTGGGTGATGTTGATGATATTGCCAAAGCAGCAGTTTGGCTAGCTTCTGATGACTCTGATTATGTGAACGGTATAACAATGTTTGTAGATGGTGGCATGACCTTATATCCAGGGTTTGAGGGGAATGGTTAA
- a CDS encoding cytochrome c oxidase subunit II, with product MFSVFEYVLMAFYVAVLMIISRWIGQQAFSWMPPQATTEAQRVDDLFSFLVSIGVFIFLGLIGIMVYAIVFHRASPKDYSEGHPSRGDARLEILWTATPTLLVVWIALQSFNIYQQLNILGLNQIVHLHTPLESAPAYAATVSDVPKPASETIDVFAKQWDWSFRYPNNVTSNQLHLPINRSTRLNLQAQDVIHGFYVPEFRLKQDIVPGRKINLVLTPIREGKYRLKDSQFSGTYFALMETDVYVESLDKYNQWLTQTANSEQTPANQAVAENIQPPKTLFNSGWYTVAPAQPAVANKRKLTNDT from the coding sequence ATGTTTAGTGTTTTTGAATATGTATTAATGGCGTTTTATGTAGCAGTGCTGATGATCATCAGTCGGTGGATTGGGCAGCAGGCGTTTTCTTGGATGCCTCCCCAAGCTACAACAGAAGCACAACGCGTAGATGATTTGTTTAGCTTCTTAGTTTCAATTGGAGTATTCATCTTCCTGGGGCTGATTGGGATTATGGTGTATGCGATCGTCTTCCATCGCGCCAGCCCAAAAGACTACAGCGAGGGACACCCCTCTAGAGGTGATGCGAGGTTAGAAATATTGTGGACAGCAACCCCGACTTTGTTAGTAGTGTGGATTGCTTTGCAAAGCTTCAATATTTATCAACAATTAAATATTCTCGGTCTAAACCAAATTGTGCATTTGCACACACCCCTAGAATCTGCACCCGCCTACGCCGCAACCGTCAGCGATGTCCCCAAACCTGCGTCTGAAACTATTGATGTTTTCGCTAAACAGTGGGATTGGTCTTTTCGTTATCCAAATAATGTTACTAGTAATCAGCTGCATCTGCCGATCAATCGCAGCACTCGCTTAAATCTGCAAGCGCAGGATGTGATCCACGGTTTCTACGTCCCTGAGTTTCGCTTAAAGCAGGATATTGTTCCAGGGCGCAAGATTAATCTTGTGCTAACACCCATTCGTGAAGGCAAATATCGACTGAAAGATTCTCAATTTAGCGGTACTTACTTTGCCTTAATGGAAACTGATGTATACGTTGAATCCCTTGATAAATATAACCAGTGGCTCACGCAAACTGCTAATAGCGAACAAACTCCAGCAAATCAGGCAGTTGCCGAAAATATCCAACCACCGAAAACATTATTCAATAGCGGCTGGTACACCGTCGCACCGGCTCAACCTGCCGTTGCCAATAAAAGGAAGCTAACTAATGACACATGA
- a CDS encoding amylo-alpha-1,6-glucosidase — MPTKVIVNSNLITINDGSSFLVTATDGSIDDNQAQGFFVRDTRLISYYEISLNRYQLSLLASSNITHHSALYQFTNPELTTVNGIFPSGSLLVTIRRDIVGGMHEDIEITNHHLEAVEFQLMLAIRSDFADIFEVKAKKILTRGETATTWKDGILSTEYRNGSFVRGIVTETVCASSTARYANGRLMFDVAIAPGKTWHTSINTTALADGEILKPQENSTVSHNIKAGEISDEFLTNATKLRSSNADIQGFYQQAIVDMGALRIEVDDNGHKFWMPAAGIPWFMAVFGRDSIITSLQTMAVYHDFARGTLVRLAQLQATELDDWHDAQPGKMLHELRDDELTKINQLPYNPYYGTVDTTILWIITLAETYSWNADLGMLDECRSPLDKALTWIDKYGDFDGDGFVEYLTHSKKGLRNQGWKDSGESMVYPNGKLVDPPIALCEVQGYVYDAWLKAALIYEVWGEKERSQNLRQKAESLYQRFNEQFWMDSVGFYCLGLDSNKKQIQSITSNPGHLLWSGIVPQERAKKLVERLFQPDMWCGWGVRTLSSQNPAYNPISYQRGSVWPHDNSIIAAGLKRYGYHEEANRIAEGIFAAANYFQSGRMPELFAGIERQENNFPVPYPDANIPQAWAAGSILLLIRTILGLEADAPQRKLKVQPSLPECLSDLELINLSVGDATVGLRFWREGKQTQWEVTDKTGELQVGLMHQ, encoded by the coding sequence ATGCCTACAAAAGTTATTGTCAATTCTAATCTGATCACAATTAACGATGGTTCCTCGTTTTTAGTTACAGCTACTGATGGTTCCATTGATGACAATCAAGCCCAAGGTTTTTTTGTTCGTGATACCCGCTTAATTTCTTATTACGAAATTTCTCTCAATCGTTACCAACTTTCACTGCTAGCTTCTAGCAACATCACCCATCACAGTGCGCTTTACCAATTTACTAACCCGGAACTTACCACTGTTAACGGCATTTTCCCCTCTGGTAGTTTGCTTGTAACCATCCGGCGCGACATTGTAGGAGGGATGCACGAAGATATCGAGATCACCAACCATCACTTAGAAGCAGTTGAGTTTCAACTGATGTTGGCGATTCGTTCGGACTTTGCAGATATCTTTGAGGTGAAAGCAAAGAAGATTTTGACACGGGGAGAGACAGCAACAACATGGAAAGATGGAATACTTTCTACGGAGTACCGTAACGGTTCTTTTGTCCGAGGCATTGTAACTGAGACAGTTTGTGCAAGTTCAACAGCAAGATATGCAAACGGTCGTTTGATGTTTGATGTAGCGATCGCTCCTGGTAAAACATGGCATACCTCTATCAACACTACAGCCTTAGCCGATGGAGAAATCCTCAAACCTCAAGAAAACTCTACTGTGTCTCACAATATAAAAGCTGGAGAGATCAGTGATGAATTTCTGACTAATGCGACAAAGTTGCGATCGTCTAATGCTGATATTCAAGGATTTTATCAGCAGGCGATCGTCGATATGGGAGCTTTGCGGATTGAAGTAGATGATAACGGCCATAAGTTTTGGATGCCTGCGGCTGGTATTCCCTGGTTTATGGCTGTCTTTGGCCGTGACTCTATAATTACCAGCTTGCAAACGATGGCAGTTTACCACGATTTTGCCCGTGGTACGCTTGTCAGGTTGGCTCAACTACAAGCAACTGAGTTAGATGACTGGCATGATGCCCAACCAGGCAAGATGCTGCATGAACTGCGTGATGACGAGTTAACTAAAATCAATCAACTCCCATACAATCCCTATTACGGAACGGTAGACACTACCATTCTCTGGATTATTACTTTAGCCGAAACCTATTCTTGGAATGCTGACCTTGGGATGCTGGATGAGTGCCGATCGCCACTAGATAAGGCACTGACTTGGATTGATAAATACGGCGATTTTGATGGCGATGGATTTGTTGAGTACTTAACTCATTCAAAAAAGGGATTACGCAATCAAGGTTGGAAAGATTCAGGTGAATCAATGGTTTACCCGAATGGCAAATTAGTTGATCCCCCAATAGCTTTGTGTGAAGTTCAAGGTTACGTCTACGATGCTTGGCTAAAAGCAGCTTTAATTTATGAGGTGTGGGGAGAAAAAGAGCGATCGCAAAACCTCCGTCAAAAAGCAGAATCACTTTATCAACGATTCAATGAACAATTTTGGATGGATTCAGTTGGCTTTTACTGTCTTGGCTTAGATAGCAACAAGAAGCAAATCCAATCGATTACCTCAAATCCTGGGCATCTACTCTGGTCTGGTATCGTTCCTCAAGAACGAGCGAAAAAGCTGGTTGAGCGACTTTTTCAACCAGATATGTGGTGCGGTTGGGGTGTGCGGACTCTTTCATCTCAAAATCCAGCTTATAACCCAATTAGTTATCAAAGAGGAAGTGTTTGGCCGCACGACAACTCGATCATTGCCGCCGGATTAAAGCGTTACGGCTACCACGAAGAAGCAAACCGCATCGCTGAGGGGATTTTTGCTGCGGCTAATTATTTTCAATCTGGGCGGATGCCAGAATTGTTTGCCGGAATTGAACGCCAAGAGAATAACTTTCCCGTACCTTATCCCGATGCCAATATTCCCCAAGCTTGGGCTGCTGGCTCAATTCTTTTACTAATTCGCACCATTTTAGGACTTGAAGCCGATGCACCACAGCGAAAGTTAAAGGTACAGCCTTCACTACCAGAGTGCTTATCAGATTTGGAACTGATAAATCTAAGTGTAGGAGACGCTACAGTTGGATTGCGCTTTTGGCGGGAAGGGAAACAAACTCAATGGGAAGTCACCGATAAAACAGGCGAATTACAAGTAGGACTTATGCATCAGTAA
- a CDS encoding DUF2231 domain-containing protein yields MPSLSLNNQDLPYPDPLHPIIVHFVIAMVLFSFICDVLGYFTRNVRLFEVSFWNMFVASAAIFVAVIFGQFEAGLANIYQAVQPTLNYHTILGWSLAAIVVAIAAWRFVIRNRNPRKVPPAYLGAATFLVCLVFLQVYLGSKLFWVYGLHVEPVVQAMKQGVSP; encoded by the coding sequence ATGCCTAGTCTGTCTCTGAATAACCAAGATTTACCATACCCTGACCCTCTACACCCGATCATCGTCCACTTCGTAATCGCGATGGTGCTTTTTTCTTTCATCTGCGATGTGCTGGGCTATTTCACCCGCAACGTGCGTTTGTTTGAGGTGAGTTTCTGGAATATGTTTGTTGCTTCGGCAGCCATTTTTGTAGCGGTGATTTTTGGTCAGTTTGAAGCAGGTTTGGCAAACATCTACCAAGCCGTTCAGCCAACGTTGAATTATCATACTATCTTGGGTTGGTCACTGGCGGCTATTGTCGTGGCGATCGCAGCTTGGCGTTTTGTGATTCGCAACCGCAACCCCCGAAAAGTACCGCCTGCTTATCTGGGTGCTGCAACATTTTTAGTCTGCCTAGTGTTTTTGCAAGTGTATTTGGGGAGTAAACTGTTTTGGGTATATGGGTTGCACGTGGAGCCTGTAGTTCAAGCCATGAAACAGGGAGTTTCACCATGA
- a CDS encoding DUF2231 domain-containing protein — MNWQLIEQLRLRLGANGLPYEIPVHPQLVHITLGLLIIAIVFDIAGTLFPLEKPIFKFLGLTAIRSSFFDVGWYNLIGAAAITFFTVAAGFFELLLANPPVDQKSAWGLNAGWTMLLHGLGGVLLLGIIVGMTVWRGLQRYRWRKDASRQVQWSYLLAGIAIMGILFVHGTLGAQLGEEFGIHITAANTISKNLHNK; from the coding sequence ATGAACTGGCAACTGATTGAACAGTTGAGATTGCGGCTGGGTGCTAACGGATTACCCTACGAAATTCCTGTACATCCGCAGTTGGTGCATATAACGCTGGGTTTATTGATCATTGCGATCGTTTTTGATATAGCAGGAACGCTATTTCCCTTAGAAAAACCAATTTTCAAATTTTTGGGATTGACAGCCATCCGTTCTAGCTTTTTTGATGTCGGCTGGTACAACCTCATAGGAGCAGCAGCTATCACGTTTTTCACGGTTGCTGCTGGTTTTTTTGAGCTACTGTTGGCAAATCCACCAGTTGATCAAAAGAGTGCTTGGGGGTTAAATGCTGGTTGGACAATGCTTTTACATGGTTTGGGTGGCGTTTTGCTGTTGGGGATCATTGTAGGCATGACTGTATGGAGAGGTTTGCAACGCTACCGCTGGCGTAAAGATGCTTCCAGGCAGGTGCAGTGGAGTTACTTGTTAGCAGGCATTGCGATAATGGGCATATTATTCGTTCACGGAACTTTAGGGGCGCAATTGGGAGAGGAATTTGGGATTCACATTACCGCTGCTAATACCATTTCCAAAAATCTTCACAACAAATAA